The segment GCGGATCTACGTGCCTGCTGATTTCGCAGCGTCCCCTGTCCGCCTCTGGGATGCAGGAAGTCAGAGAACAGCCGGTCCATTGGGATATCCGGAAAACAGCCATTGATCCCCATGGTCTGGCAATCAAGGAGAATGGCCTATGGCGCCCGATTATCTGATCGTCGCAAACGCTATCCTTCCGGAAGAATACGAAAAGGTCATCGAGGCCAGAGAGCTTCTGCAGTCCAAGGAGGCAGCCACAGTCACCGAAGCGGTCAAGCGCTGCGGCATCTCGCGCAACACCTATTACAAGTACAAGGATTATGTCTTCCGTCCCTCCGAAGTGGAAACCAGCCGCAAAGCCGTTATTTCCATGATTCTTAAGAATGAGACCGGAGCCCTTTCAGAAGTTCTGAAGGTCGTTTCCTCTTCCAACGCGAGCATCCTTACGATTTCCCAGTCTGCACCGGCAGACCAGAAAGCCAGCGTCATTCTTGCGCTGGATATCCGCAATC is part of the Galactobacillus timonensis genome and harbors:
- a CDS encoding ACT domain-containing protein, which codes for MAPDYLIVANAILPEEYEKVIEARELLQSKEAATVTEAVKRCGISRNTYYKYKDYVFRPSEVETSRKAVISMILKNETGALSEVLKVVSSSNASILTISQSAPADQKASVILALDIRNLNGTVAGILVKLQDLPSVQHVHLDAME